In Bdellovibrionales bacterium, one genomic interval encodes:
- a CDS encoding PAS domain-containing sensor histidine kinase, with amino-acid sequence MIRFFYTASILPTHLKKKYKMESLPSFKDIFKVLDPEEMAIIFVDKDFFYSSQITDFKSLSDIQKKSLILIYCDEQIVDPLFESSKDDILVHKIISPGMMSQSIDSNIEDTLRMLNQRRENNTMTSQVREQNKKLQELNENLENIVAQRTQYLELSTHEIETKNRDIKDLIKFIKAVSSVNALEDLLLILRQDFLRYHKLNPPILLYSLRKGSFRLLYFQGPQIIDRAVSIDEAIFNTQDNVELRKALAGLLSRPMSSVVSLFLDNTVGDGVLVFEHSMDFLEQKIFSELLNQRAESLRVAFDRLLLKMKSHEISKQWSTTFDHLQDPIVILDDEYNVIRSNKLFASTVEFPCYKAFAGRDAPCFGCPVFESRSEQAEKQGKIMAQGKIFQVNAYPIYLDSQEKFYNMIVHYTDITPSVNLQSQLVQSEKMSALGLLAGNIAHELNNPLTGIKSLSQLLIQESPLNIQEDLREIKSAAERSEMIIKNLLEFSSSSPEGDTTPVSARELILKTLPFLKSAMRYQNSRIDLSDQEDFIFVEPHLLQQVIFNLVNNACQAMGETGDLTLQTKVYADTVEIRVRDTGPGIPTEIRELIFTPFFTTKEEGEGTGLGLSLGKSIVSRFKGQLSLREDLEVGSEFIITLPKVKK; translated from the coding sequence ATGATTCGTTTTTTTTACACGGCCAGCATACTTCCGACCCACCTTAAAAAAAAATACAAGATGGAATCTTTGCCATCTTTCAAAGATATCTTTAAAGTTTTAGATCCGGAAGAAATGGCGATCATCTTTGTCGATAAAGATTTTTTCTATTCGTCACAGATAACAGACTTCAAATCCTTATCAGATATCCAGAAGAAAAGTCTGATTTTGATTTACTGCGATGAGCAGATTGTAGATCCATTATTCGAATCCTCTAAAGATGACATTCTCGTCCATAAGATCATCAGTCCAGGAATGATGTCCCAGTCGATCGATAGTAACATCGAAGATACATTGCGAATGTTGAATCAGCGTCGCGAAAACAATACTATGACCTCCCAAGTTCGCGAGCAAAATAAAAAATTGCAAGAATTAAACGAAAACTTAGAAAACATAGTGGCTCAGCGGACACAGTATCTTGAGCTTTCAACCCACGAGATTGAAACCAAAAATAGAGACATCAAAGATCTGATTAAATTTATCAAAGCGGTGTCCTCGGTGAATGCGCTCGAGGATCTTTTACTGATTCTGCGCCAGGACTTTTTGCGCTACCACAAATTGAATCCTCCCATTTTACTCTATTCCTTGCGTAAGGGTAGTTTTCGTCTTCTTTACTTTCAGGGGCCTCAAATCATTGACCGAGCGGTGAGTATCGACGAAGCCATCTTTAACACTCAAGATAACGTAGAACTCAGGAAAGCTCTCGCGGGTCTACTGTCTCGACCGATGAGTTCCGTGGTGAGCTTATTTTTAGACAATACGGTTGGCGATGGAGTGCTAGTCTTTGAACACAGCATGGACTTTTTAGAGCAAAAAATTTTCTCGGAGCTTCTTAATCAAAGAGCGGAGTCTCTCCGCGTTGCGTTTGATCGCTTGTTGCTGAAGATGAAGTCTCACGAAATCTCTAAACAATGGTCTACCACCTTCGATCACTTGCAAGACCCTATTGTCATCTTGGATGATGAGTATAATGTCATAAGATCTAACAAACTTTTCGCGAGCACTGTGGAGTTTCCTTGCTACAAGGCATTTGCGGGTCGTGATGCTCCCTGCTTTGGCTGCCCGGTTTTTGAGTCTCGAAGTGAGCAGGCCGAAAAGCAAGGAAAGATCATGGCGCAGGGAAAAATCTTTCAGGTCAATGCCTATCCCATTTATCTCGATTCTCAAGAAAAATTTTATAACATGATTGTGCACTACACAGACATCACACCCTCGGTGAATTTACAGAGTCAATTAGTTCAAAGCGAAAAGATGTCGGCTTTGGGATTGTTGGCGGGAAATATAGCTCACGAGCTGAATAATCCTCTGACGGGCATTAAATCTTTATCTCAGCTATTAATTCAAGAGAGCCCGTTGAATATCCAGGAAGATCTGCGGGAAATTAAGTCTGCAGCGGAGCGAAGTGAAATGATTATTAAGAATTTGCTGGAGTTTTCGTCCTCCTCGCCTGAGGGAGATACAACGCCAGTCTCGGCGAGAGAATTGATTTTAAAAACCTTACCCTTTTTGAAATCTGCCATGCGCTATCAAAATTCCCGGATTGATCTGAGTGACCAAGAAGATTTTATCTTCGTAGAGCCCCATCTTTTGCAGCAGGTGATTTTTAATCTGGTGAATAACGCCTGCCAGGCCATGGGGGAGACGGGTGATCTCACACTTCAGACGAAGGTTTACGCAGATACCGTGGAGATCCGCGTAAGAGATACGGGTCCAGGGATTCCCACGGAGATTCGCGAATTAATTTTTACTCCTTTCTTTACAACTAAGGAAGAAGGTGAGGGAACGGGCCTGGGACTCAGCTTGGGCAAGTCGATTGTCTCGCGTTTTAAAGGTCAGCTCTCTTTGCGAGAGGATCTCGAGGTCGGGAGCGAATTTATCATCACGTTGCCAAAGGTTAAAAAATGA
- a CDS encoding pyridoxal phosphate-dependent aminotransferase: protein MLSQKAKNFKASPTLALAAKAKELKDQGRDIVSLTVGEPDWPTYKKACEAGIGAINSGKTKYTPAAGIPELKKEICGLTQKLLGIEYKPNQVTVSTGAKFIIFAAFQALLDNGDEVIVPNPYWASYTEMVELSGGRPKVITTQLANKFKITAKEFEAAITPQTKVFLLNSPSNPTGVEYTKEEFQALAEVLRKQPRIVVVSDDIYNQLSFSESGISPHLLHVAPDLKDRVVCINGVSKAYSMTGWRIGWATGEASIINAMASYQSQTVGAPCSISQEASVAAIRDCKEDVVSTRVQLRERFDYAFRAFSSIPGVQIVKPDSAFYLWINVSEILNKMKMSGAKELAALLIEEAGVVVVPGEDFGDKNYLRVSFAVSKADIDKAVDKIKKVVPI from the coding sequence ATGTTGTCGCAAAAAGCCAAAAACTTTAAAGCCTCTCCTACACTCGCTCTCGCTGCTAAAGCCAAAGAGCTTAAAGATCAGGGTCGCGATATCGTTTCGCTCACCGTAGGTGAACCGGACTGGCCCACGTACAAAAAGGCCTGTGAAGCGGGGATCGGTGCGATTAACTCGGGAAAAACAAAATATACTCCCGCAGCGGGTATTCCAGAGCTTAAAAAAGAGATCTGTGGTCTCACTCAGAAACTTTTGGGCATTGAATATAAGCCGAACCAAGTGACTGTGAGTACAGGAGCAAAGTTTATTATTTTTGCCGCTTTCCAAGCCTTGCTTGATAACGGTGACGAAGTGATCGTGCCAAATCCTTACTGGGCGAGCTACACCGAGATGGTGGAGTTGTCCGGCGGTCGTCCCAAAGTGATCACAACTCAGCTTGCGAACAAGTTTAAAATCACGGCGAAAGAATTCGAAGCCGCGATTACTCCTCAGACGAAAGTTTTTCTTCTCAATTCACCAAGTAACCCGACGGGTGTTGAATACACAAAGGAGGAATTCCAAGCTTTGGCCGAAGTTCTAAGAAAGCAACCTCGCATTGTTGTGGTGAGCGATGATATTTATAATCAACTCTCTTTTAGCGAGAGCGGAATTAGTCCTCATCTTCTTCATGTCGCTCCTGATCTTAAAGACCGCGTGGTTTGTATCAACGGCGTTTCGAAAGCCTACTCTATGACGGGTTGGCGGATTGGTTGGGCCACGGGAGAGGCGTCGATCATCAATGCGATGGCGAGCTACCAGAGTCAAACTGTGGGCGCGCCCTGTTCGATCTCTCAGGAAGCTTCGGTCGCCGCGATTCGCGACTGTAAGGAAGACGTGGTTTCCACGCGAGTTCAATTGCGTGAGCGTTTTGATTACGCCTTTCGTGCGTTCTCTTCCATTCCTGGAGTGCAAATCGTAAAACCCGACTCCGCCTTTTATCTTTGGATCAACGTTTCCGAAATCCTGAACAAGATGAAGATGTCGGGTGCCAAAGAGCTCGCCGCTCTTTTGATCGAAGAAGCGGGAGTTGTTGTGGTCCCCGGCGAAGACTTCGGTGATAAGAACTACCTTCGCGTCAGCTTCGCGGTCTCCAAAGCCGACATCGACAAAGCGGTCGACAAGATCAAAAAAGTCGTCCCGATCTAA
- the rsmD gene encoding 16S rRNA (guanine(966)-N(2))-methyltransferase RsmD, which yields MRIISGKFGGRKLVSFKADHIRPTTDRVKEVIFNKLQSDIVDAAVLDLFSGTGNLAFESVSRGARVVHAVEKNPRSVAIIKQNLALFDISREEFEICPYDVFSYLKRDPGLKFDIVLIDPPFTEVLADKAMEAMGDFIGLQPHVKIFIESGKKEHLQNQYKALKMTQQKDYGDKKLSIFQIG from the coding sequence ATGAGAATTATTTCTGGAAAATTCGGCGGCCGTAAGCTGGTCTCTTTTAAGGCCGATCACATTCGGCCCACGACGGATCGGGTGAAGGAAGTTATATTTAATAAACTCCAGTCGGACATTGTCGATGCGGCTGTCCTCGATTTGTTTTCGGGGACGGGGAATCTTGCCTTTGAGTCGGTTTCTCGAGGGGCGCGAGTGGTCCACGCCGTTGAAAAAAATCCACGATCTGTGGCCATTATTAAACAGAATTTAGCTCTGTTTGACATTTCGAGAGAAGAGTTCGAGATCTGCCCTTATGACGTTTTTTCCTATCTCAAAAGAGATCCTGGCCTCAAATTCGATATCGTGCTCATAGATCCACCCTTTACAGAAGTTTTAGCCGATAAAGCGATGGAAGCGATGGGTGATTTTATTGGCCTTCAACCTCACGTCAAAATATTTATCGAGTCGGGAAAAAAGGAACATTTACAAAATCAGTACAAAGCGCTTAAAATGACCCAACAAAAAGATTATGGTGATAAAAAACTAAGCATCTTTCAGATCGGTTAA
- a CDS encoding DUF2802 domain-containing protein produces the protein MLSILQIALNILFLAGIGLAFAKLRRRREEDPRLSYGLKVLQNKISVLEDLSDKTEHQVKHLMAIIDSKVKDLQVRLQESDGQLQRIDQAMNKTMEIAHIFENRVPHEEILERQVSNKYISAARLAHQGLGV, from the coding sequence GTGTTATCCATTCTTCAAATTGCACTTAATATTTTGTTCCTCGCTGGGATCGGCTTGGCTTTTGCTAAACTTCGCCGCCGCCGCGAGGAAGATCCGCGCTTAAGTTACGGACTTAAAGTTTTGCAAAATAAAATCTCTGTGCTGGAAGATCTTTCGGATAAGACGGAACACCAGGTGAAGCACTTGATGGCTATTATCGACAGTAAGGTCAAAGATCTCCAAGTGCGTCTCCAGGAGTCGGATGGCCAGCTTCAGCGAATCGATCAAGCGATGAACAAAACCATGGAGATCGCGCATATCTTCGAGAATCGGGTTCCGCATGAAGAAATTCTTGAGCGCCAAGTCTCTAATAAATACATCTCAGCGGCGCGCCTCGCCCACCAGGGCCTGGGCGT
- a CDS encoding response regulator translates to MKILIIDDEPLIRRSLTRALKAKGHEIFEEPDGLAGLAAWQKLDPDLVILDVLMPGLTGPQVIARMSGTRAKVILISAYTGEASTESAKKQGADLFIQKPFQDIFAVVDQIEMVFNSRS, encoded by the coding sequence ATGAAGATTTTAATTATCGATGATGAGCCTCTGATTCGCCGTTCGCTGACACGCGCATTAAAAGCAAAAGGTCACGAAATCTTCGAGGAGCCTGATGGTTTAGCAGGGCTCGCCGCTTGGCAAAAGCTCGATCCCGACTTAGTCATCTTGGATGTGCTGATGCCGGGCTTGACCGGTCCTCAAGTGATTGCGCGGATGAGCGGGACTCGGGCGAAGGTGATTTTGATTTCCGCATACACGGGAGAGGCCTCGACGGAGTCAGCTAAAAAGCAGGGCGCAGATCTTTTTATACAAAAACCCTTTCAGGACATTTTTGCAGTTGTTGATCAAATCGAAATGGTGTTTAACAGCAGGTCATGA